The stretch of DNA TTGCAAACACTCATTACTGTTATCTCGAATTTATTTCGAAAAAGTACGATCAGGTTTATTTAATCAGTACAGTGAATGAAAAAATCGGTGTAAATAAAGAATTCAATAACCTGAATACTCTTCCGAATGTAAAAATCATGGCCTTACCTTATGTTTCCAGTTATATATCTTCACAGAAAAAGGTTTTAGCTTTTTATAAAATTATTAAGCAGGTATCGGCTGAGGTCGATTTTTTTTATACTCGGGTTCCCGATCCTTTTTGTTGGATGCCATCTTTACTTTTCGGGAAGAAAACCATTATGCATTTTGTAGGGGATGCGATAGATGCTACCAAATACAATGAAAAGTGGAGCAGTATAAAGAAAAAAATAATTATAGCCGGTTATTGGCCTAATTATTGGTTGACGTTGAAAGCTGCGAAAAAAAGTAAGGTATATACTAATGGCGGTCATTTGGCAGAACGGCTTAAAAAGTATAAGATAGATGCGACTCCGGTAATTTCCTCAACCATTAGAAAAGATTCTCTGACCTTGCCTTTACCCGATTTGTTGTCTCATACCGGTAAATTGCGGCTTATATATATAGGATATATACGTTATGCAAAAGGAATGCATTGCCTTATGAATTTATGGGAAGAGTTGCATAGACAGCATATTGATTTCCATTTCGATATGGTAGGAAATGGAGAAATGTTTGCAGATATTGAAACGTTTATAAATAAAAAT from Coprobacter tertius encodes:
- a CDS encoding glycosyltransferase family 4 protein, producing the protein MNNIALLTAWNLQKEEDCYWIANTHYCYLEFISKKYDQVYLISTVNEKIGVNKEFNNLNTLPNVKIMALPYVSSYISSQKKVLAFYKIIKQVSAEVDFFYTRVPDPFCWMPSLLFGKKTIMHFVGDAIDATKYNEKWSSIKKKIIIAGYWPNYWLTLKAAKKSKVYTNGGHLAERLKKYKIDATPVISSTIRKDSLTLPLPDLLSHTGKLRLIYIGYIRYAKGMHCLMNLWEELHRQHIDFHFDMVGNGEMFADIETFINKNSLQSYVTLHGHIDNRLKLNEMLRKSDLFIFPSLSEGSPRVVIEAMAQGIPVVSTPVGSLPHSFAEKEDIRFFDYNDVDGIVSVINEYLENKKPFLRQRDNAFEKVKENYTIESFLSQIFKSF